CCCTCCCAAGGTCAGCAGCAATACTAATAAAACAAGTCAATAGCAATTGTTTTTAATTATTTGTGCTTATCTATACTCAGCTATAGTTATGTGTATTGACTTAAATGCTTTCCACCGTGGGATTTACTAGCTACAAAGACTGTTTGCAATGTGCTATTCAAGGAACCAAGTAGGCAAGAGATAAAAATCAACTATGAGTCTACAACTGAATCTTGAAGCCTTGAAGGATAAAACTGCTCTAGCTCCGGCTCCCTTTTGCCATTTGCATTGTTAGCGCTACTATAGTATGAACTCATTCCTCTCTCCGCCTAAATGAACCGACTTCTATGCCAACTGTAGCAAGAAGACGCAATAGGATAAGCCATTCAAACACGCTCTTAGTTGTGGCTGGACATTTGCAGCTTTACTAGTAAAAGTTAATTTCCTTTGTATCAACAAATCCATCTACATGCGAAAAGGTCTGTAGTCTGATGGTTACAAAAGCCTCAGTAGCACCTCAGGTCCTGGGTTCAACTTTCCGTGGGAGCGAATTTTCTAGAATTTAATGGGGTTGTGCTTTCAGTGATAGGCGACGTTCTCGTCGACAACGAGGCGGCAGTGGTGACTTCGTCAATCTCGAGGGTTTGCGTACGTACGTTCATTGGGGTGAGTGTGCGTGCGTTGTGAGTGTCTGAGTTGTACTGTATAAtcgaagaaaaaaaaacaaatccATCTACACGCTCAATTAGTGATAGCAGCTAAAAGTATCACTGGTACACCCATTTCAAATATATTTTTTGTTCATACTATATTGAAGTCATATATACTCTAGCGAAAATTTTTCTTACAAGGTCTATTCTCTACTCAGTCTTTTGGCCCATCCTATGGTCCAATTCTGGCTCCGTCTCAGGGACAGTAATATTCACGCGTTGGATTGAGCTCACATTCATACATGCATGTGATAGGAATTAATGAGTAACAACTTCTTTTTATGAAAGATGAGGCTGGTGAGGCCATACCGATCACGGTATGGTAGGGTACACACTGCATAGTATAACGAGATGCGTTGCGCAAGCTGGGGCACGCCCCAGAAGAACTGTAGACGATGGCACTTCAGTGCAACCAAGCATACATGATTTGCTAAGCCATGGGCCATCGTATTCTGATCTGAGATCTCTCATGCAATGGACCACCTCAACCTATAGAAGAAGCTCATTAATGGGCGCCTTTCAGATCACCTCCTTCTCCATCAGTGACAGCCAGTCTCTGATCTAGTATTCTCCTCGGACGAGTTCACTTAGTGCTCGGGCGACAGGCCGAAAGTCCTCATCCGTCTCTAGAATGACTGGGGGATCGAGCCAGACATTTGAAAGCTTCACCTTGCATTGATCATCACGGGTAACCACACCAATGGCTGCATGAACTGACTGCGGCTTAGTTAACGCTGCATCGACGTTGAAGCTCTATCTTGCCCTGAGGCGGCAGGTGCCATGGAGCGAGCTGTGTATGCTGTCGGCTTGTATGTTCAGAACTTCCAATAATCTTCACACCTCCACATGGTGTGCCTTGCACTGTCCTTCCATCGTCAGCTACTGAGGTTTTCCTTTAAAGAATGCTGGCTCCCTTCATAAAATGCTACTACTTCCTCCGTCCCATAATATAGCTACTTTTAGAGTTTTTTAGACACATTAAGGATGAAGAGTAAAAGTCTATATTACCTTTTTAAGTTATCATGCATTAATCAAGAGAATAATTATGGTTTTTCTATTTAGTTTGCTTGCAGATTTGCATTTATAATTAATTTGCATATAAGGAGGGGCATTTTAGACCTCTCATAAAAAAACTCACTTGGAAACTTAAAGGTAGCTATATTATGAGATAAAATTTGAATGCTAGAAACAGCTATATTTtgagacggagggagtagtttGGTGCGGAAGAAGCAGACCTTTCTCTTCTGAAAAATAGTCCTCAGAGAGTCCGACGATGCTGCAACCCAGCCGTTTTCATTCGGAGATCTTTATTTGATCATATACGAAGAAACTAGTATTGTATTGCTTTTCATTCAGCCATATTTGTGTGGGTGGTGAACTGCTGAATGCAAGTTCAAATATTAAAGGCTAAAGCCCTGGAGAAGTTTTGGGCCGGCTGGTCGGTTAGAACTGGGTAGGGCCGGACGATACTTTCCCCATGAGGACTGGCCCAGAGCATTTGGTATTCCGGCCCGGTAGCCCAACTCGATCTCCATTTAGAGTAGCAGCAATTCTTTACCTACACTAGTCACAATCTTAGTTTCTCGCAAGCATAGTGCAAGGCCTTCTCAACCATCACTTTGGGGGTAACAGTTGCGAGTTGAGACTGCAAAACCTGCAGATAAGCACAGTACTGGCAAACAAAGTGTCCAGCGGCCTGTGGCGCGAGTCCCGGATCCCCTCCCGCAGCGGCCAGGCAGGGGTAGCGGCCCGGTAGCGGTAGGGGAGATGGTTCGAGTTGTGCTTCAGATTTGCATGTGCTGGTATTGCAGAGGTAGCAGATTGTTCGAGTTGTGATGGATGTATATAAACTTGGATGGATATGGAGCTCTCCTTTTATGTCTCAATTTGAATGAATGTATGCTTGAACTGAAATGCAAGTGTGAACCTTGTCTTTTTATTAGGATCCTACTAATTTACCTTGCCTCTGTATGCAATTGTCACCCAGGTGCGTGGCTGTGTGCCAATACTTCCCATAACTTCTTGACCACCGTTTTGGCGATTCAAAAGCACCAATCGAAACATGGCCTTCACTATTTCCTTGTTTGCAAAGATGGGGACCTTCTTCAAGAAGGGGATCGGAGACCATCAGAAGGTGCAAGTGTCCTCGGCTTACGCTAGCCATCAGTGGTTGTTAGATAACTAGTGTCTGATAACCAGAACGGGTGCTCTGGTAAGGTGTTTGTATGCTTTGGATTTGTGACTCAAGGCATGTTATGGAGTGGCGAGCTTTGTGCAGTGTTGTGCTGATACTCGCTGGCAGTTGGGGACGGCGAGCGCACAAAGCCAGAAACCAGGCCACCAGGCCAGAAATTCACAGCGGGGGTCAACGATGCTTCTGAAAAACTAAAGGACAGACTGTACTGATTAGGCAGCTGCCAAACATGTATTCTCGATATTCAGTGACAGAACTGTGTACAAAAGGTACGGCAGCTAAAAGAAAGAAATGCCAGAGCTGATTCTATAACCCACGAGGGGGTGCTTGATCCAATCTTTTAGCATTGCAGTTTGAAGCGCCCTAGGTGTTCAACCGTCACCATTTGCACGCCTGCCTTTGGATTTTGGAGTTCATGGTGCCCTTCCCCTTGTCCTTGTAGGCATTCCTAGAGGACGCGGGCCTTCTCCGCCCATGGGCAGCTGCGATTGCCTTTTTCCTTTGCTTGTTTAATTTTTTTGTGAGCTCCgcatcttcctcctcctcatcatggTCCAACGAGCTATCATCATTATCTTCATCTTCCTGGGAAAGCATCTTGCCCTCTGACTCAAGCGCTTCCTTAGCATCCCCATTGCTACCTGAGGGAGAACTTTCCAATCTGTTCTCACCGCTACAACTTGTTCCATGCTGCACAGTGAAGAAATGTAAGAAAAACGCCATTAAAAGTTTGTTTATTCATTCTTATGGATAGATGATGAACCTCTTCAGAAAAAGTTCCAGGTACACCTGAATCCCTTGAGGTGAGAGTACAATCAGGCTCATCACTATGGTCCTGAGAAACAACATAAAAATACACTTCAATAACAGTTACTTCTATCTAGACTGGACTACGGGCACGGTTTATGCATATTAAAATTATCTCAGCCAGATATACCCGGTCTATCTTCAAGGAATCAATAGGCACAGCATCACCaacctcatcatcatcatctgagCCGGAATCATGTCCTTCAGCATCTTCATCAATGTACTGTAAGCAAGTTTGCAAAAAAGAAGTATCAGAAAACTAAGCTGAAACACAATCTATAAATATATGCATGAATAACAAATTTGCCGAAACATCTGGCCTACCTTCTCCATCTCCACTTGCTCCTTCCTGGTAAACCCACTGGCAGCTAGTTCCTTGTCCAAGGAACCAGCAGCCTTTTTCACAGACAAAAAGGATGGCCTGCTATTCCCTTCACCATCACTTTCAGATCCATCTTGTTCTTCATTTTCCTCTGATGTAAGATTGAACCTAAAAGAAAGAATAGAAATCTAAATATAAAAAATTCAGTACTAAATTAGGATAAGTTGAAGCTTTCTTGCATATATTACAAACCTCTTGTTGAAAAACTTGTAGATACACTCAATGTCTCGGTCAAAAAACCTGCAAATGCAAAATCCATTTAAAAAAATACACGACACAATCACGTTTGTTATCTGAGTAAGATACATACATTTGCGCATTACGATGAGAAACAGATACCATCTGTGGGAAGTCAATAACCGTAATTTTTTCATCATCGTCAATCTGCATGACATAGGCATTGATGAAAATAATTATACACAAAGATAATAAAAATACCATATGTAGTAACATTGTATACTATATTACAGAGCTAAGTGCTGGCAAGCAGCACCTGACAATTATTCAAAAGGATGGTTCCAGCTCATGAGtttgcaatttttttttgaagaactCTTGTTACAAAATATCTTATCCATGCAAGTTTATGAATTGTCAAGGATTTAAAACTTATAAATGGACACAAACTGGGaaaggaaaggggaaaaaagTACCATGATATTGAACTCATTAAAGTCGCAATGTATCAGCCCATGCTCTGCCAAACGAACGATAAGACCAAGAATTGTGTCAAAAACATCATCTGGATTTTGTAACTCTTTCACTTGAACCCTACATAACATAAAGCAGATTGTATCAGGCTCCGCACGAAGGAACGTACACTTAGACTAATATAAGAATCCACAGATGGTAAATCTATGCTTACAGAGGATATCCCTGAACAAGTGACATGATCACACAATGCCGATTGCAATCCACAGCAGTTGGAACAGGGAAACCATGGTCTCCTAAAGCCTGGAAATATAAGGAGTCAAGGATAACCAGACAAAAAGGTAAATCAAAAGAGAGCATAGCTCAGATTGAGTTAATAGAGTCATAATGAGGAAAAAAACCTTCATAAAGGCAAATTCCTTCAAGGCTGCAAGTCGTGAGAGGTACAGCCAATTAAAGCTCCTTCGATGCCTTAGATAATCACGCTTAGATTTCACAGCCCTAAAAGATGTCCTGCCCAACCTATGGAGCTTCATGGCAAGCACTGTACCATCCTCTGTGGCAACCTCAAATATATCTGTGTATCACAGAGATATTAGAAATAACTTCTTATGACCTTTGCCACATTACTAAAACAGAGAATAAACACTAAGAGTGTGACAAACCTGACTCCTTTCCAACACCGATCTGACGGCCAACCGAAGCAAAAACTCCTCGATTAaccaaagtcttgatggcaaggaAGTCATATCCAAGATAGGTGAGCCGATATCCATCATCTGTATGGAACGGAACCAATAAAACAACAAAACAAATTGTGCCAAAGTGCTACCAACCAAAAGTTGCTTAATCAGAACGAGCCACCCATATACTCACATTTAGTGGCATCATGGTGCACCAATTTGTTCTTCAAAAGATTCCTCAGCACTTTGTATGTGCCACCATGCCTatatttacaaaacataaagaaCATATTCCACTGAGGTAAATACAAATATATTCCACCCAGCAACCAATAGTTTCATTTGTTAAATGGCAGATCAACAATAAACATTAAGAGTAAACACTAGCAGCTTTGAAGATTCCATGTTAGACTAATTAGTTTTTCAGCACGTAAATGTTTATGTAAAGTACCAGTGCAACATATAACTTCATTTATGCTACTGAAAAGATAAGCATATAGGATGTCATTATAGTAAGAATATTATCCACCTAACTGAGCACCACAAACTGCAAGTTCCAAGCCATTCAAGAACTAAAAATCCTTGGTATACTGTGCAAGGTCAAATATCAGCAGTAATACCTCCTCCTCCAATTGGCATGCTAAAATTGCAATTACATCTCAAAGTAAACAATTGGAATATAACAGGAAACATACTTGTTAACATCTAAGACTAGCAAACAAAAGCATATACTCAAGTATAGCCACAAATTGCAGGATTTCGAACAAAAACGGCTTACTTCAGTCCAGCGATCCTGTCAACAAGCTCAGCTGGGACAATCTCGTGCTGTGATCAGTCCAAACGTCAGAAACGGACTCTCACAGGCATAATATGTAATGTAACGAGGTGAGAGATTGGGATGCAGGGTTTTGGGGATCTTACGTTGCGCATGCCCATCTCAACGGCGGTGAGGACGCGGAAGTCATCCTTGGTGAGGTAGCGCAGGGCGTTCACGTCAAGCTTCATGGTGTCCTCCTGCTGCCGAAGCTACAGGCAGGGGCGGACCCAGTATAGGAAGTAACTGTTGCAAAAAGATCGAATTTAGTGGGTAAAATCATggtcagatccgaatacaaataCCACACGTTAGGGGTTTGGGTGTTTGATTTCGGGCAGCAGGATGGGAAGGGAGGGGAATAGGCCGGCATACCCCTGTCAGATGCCcgtcgccggcgaagcgccCGTCGCTCGACGAACAACGGGCAGCGCAACTCGCCCTGTCGTCGCTGCTAGGAAAGGAAGACCGAGGCCGAGAGAAAGAACAGAGAAGTCGTGGGAAGGGAGGGTGCTGCCGCACCAGCCGGACTCGAGCTGCAGCTGGGCAGGGGAGCGTGGAGGGCGGCGGGAGCTGGGGGAGCGAAGGGAGAGATGGGTCACGGTCCCGAAGGAGCGGGCCTTGTTGCCGTGTGGGCGTGTTGCCTGTCAAAGGAGAAGGCACTGCTGCTCCGCCGCCGGCTACCTGCCAGATGGTGGGGCCGTGAGCTGCTAGGGCCGCCCGGCTGAGAGGAGTTCGTGCCGACGGAGGCCCGCCCAGCGCATCGCCCGTCAGGCCGTCACCGTCAGACGGGTGGAGGCGCTGGCACGCCGTCACACCGGATCTtgcggggaggagaggaggggaggggacaCCGCCGCCGATGACGGAGACGAGAAGACTGGCGGCTAGGGTATGGATGGATGCGGCGCAGATTGTCTAACTTGCTGAAGGACCCCTCGGTGATGCCATCCATTGCCCATCCGACGCCTACCAGAGAGATCAGCTTTTTAATGCACGCCAATTAACTTTGTTGTAGTTATCAGCTCAAGTAAGTCACGATGGCATCAGGGAGAGGGAAAGTCAGCAAGTTAGACAATCTGCCATAAAAAAAAGCAAGTTAGACACATCTGCAACAGGATGAACGAGAAGGGTGTGAGAACTAGGTGATTGCGGTTCCTCTAAAAATAGCTCTAGCGAATGTCTTTTGGTGGAGCGGTTTCTCTAATGGAACTGAAGTTATTATGAAAAATATTTAGCAGAATAGCTTTACCCTATTTTTTATGG
The genomic region above belongs to Panicum hallii strain FIL2 chromosome 4, PHallii_v3.1, whole genome shotgun sequence and contains:
- the LOC112890116 gene encoding serine/threonine-protein kinase rio2-like isoform X2, with translation MKLDVNALRYLTKDDFRVLTAVEMGMRNHEIVPAELVDRIAGLKHGGTYKVLRNLLKNKLVHHDATKYDGYRLTYLGYDFLAIKTLVNRGVFASVGRQIGVGKESDIFEVATEDGTVLAMKLHRLGRTSFRAVKSKRDYLRHRRSFNWLYLSRLAALKEFAFMKALGDHGFPVPTAVDCNRHCVIMSLVQGYPLVQVKELQNPDDVFDTILGLIVRLAEHGLIHCDFNEFNIMIDDDEKITVIDFPQMVSVSHRNAQMFFDRDIECIYKFFNKRFNLTSEENEEQDGSESDGEGNSRPSFLSVKKAAGSLDKELAASGFTRKEQVEMEKYIDEDAEGHDSGSDDDDEDHSDEPDCTLTSRDSGVPGTFSEEHGTSCSGENRLESSPSGSNGDAKEALESEGKMLSQEDEDNDDSSLDHDEEEEDAELTKKLNKQRKKAIAAAHGRRRPASSRNAYKDKGKGTMNSKIQRQACKW
- the LOC112890116 gene encoding serine/threonine-protein kinase rio2-like isoform X1, which translates into the protein MKLDVNALRYLTKDDFRVLTAVEMGMRNHEIVPAELVDRIAGLKHGGTYKVLRNLLKNKLVHHDATKYDGYRLTYLGYDFLAIKTLVNRGVFASVGRQIGVGKESDIFEVATEDGTVLAMKLHRLGRTSFRAVKSKRDYLRHRRSFNWLYLSRLAALKEFAFMKALGDHGFPVPTAVDCNRHCVIMSLVQGYPLVQVKELQNPDDVFDTILGLIVRLAEHGLIHCDFNEFNIMIDDDEKITVIDFPQMVSVSHRNAQMFFDRDIECIYKFFNKRFNLTSEENEEQDGSESDGEGNSRPSFLSVKKAAGSLDKELAASGFTRKEQVEMEKYIDEDAEGHDSGSDDDDEVGDAVPIDSLKIDRDHSDEPDCTLTSRDSGVPGTFSEEHGTSCSGENRLESSPSGSNGDAKEALESEGKMLSQEDEDNDDSSLDHDEEEEDAELTKKLNKQRKKAIAAAHGRRRPASSRNAYKDKGKGTMNSKIQRQACKW